A single window of Granulicella sibirica DNA harbors:
- a CDS encoding GlcG/HbpS family heme-binding protein produces the protein MPRQYSTLTLAEARQILAGSEAKAESLGIPYNIAVVDAGGHLLAFSRQDGALIGSIDLAIDKASTSRIFDKSTAYLATLAQSGDPLFGIQESNEGKVVVFGGGIPVVFDGKIIGAVGASAGTVEQDIAVAEAGFAAFLSKQPTMS, from the coding sequence ATGCCGCGTCAATACAGTACCCTCACCCTTGCCGAGGCGAGACAAATCCTTGCCGGTTCCGAAGCCAAAGCGGAAAGTTTGGGCATCCCCTACAACATCGCTGTTGTCGACGCCGGCGGTCATCTGCTCGCTTTCTCCCGGCAGGACGGCGCACTGATCGGCAGCATCGATCTTGCGATCGACAAAGCATCCACTTCACGCATCTTCGATAAGTCAACCGCCTACCTCGCGACACTCGCCCAGTCTGGAGATCCCTTGTTCGGTATTCAGGAGAGTAATGAAGGCAAGGTTGTCGTTTTCGGTGGCGGTATTCCAGTGGTGTTCGACGGGAAGATCATTGGCGCTGTAGGCGCGAGCGCCGGAACGGTTGAGCAGGATATAGCCGTCGCTGAGGCAGGATTCGCGGCGTTTCTTTCAAAGCAGCCGACGATGTCGTAA
- a CDS encoding alpha/beta fold hydrolase, with protein sequence MMTKLAKTVLAGSIGAATALAGSGRAQPPVQPVKNIILVHGAFADGTSWGKVIPILEDRGFHVVAVQNPLTSLSDDVEATSRLIALQDGPVILVGHSWGGAVITEAGDDPKVVGLVYVAAWMPDIGHSANQASEPFGPTPVLKEIKVDAKHFASLSEDGVINDLQMDFPWRSGVSCSRFKDRRTGLCSMKS encoded by the coding sequence ATGATGACAAAACTCGCTAAAACAGTCCTCGCAGGAAGCATCGGCGCTGCCACCGCTCTTGCCGGTTCTGGCCGGGCGCAACCGCCAGTACAACCCGTGAAGAACATCATTCTGGTGCATGGGGCTTTCGCGGATGGCACCAGCTGGGGGAAAGTAATTCCCATTCTGGAGGATCGTGGCTTCCACGTCGTTGCAGTACAAAATCCGCTTACATCGCTGTCGGATGATGTAGAGGCGACAAGTCGTTTGATTGCGCTGCAGGATGGGCCGGTTATCCTTGTAGGTCATTCCTGGGGCGGGGCTGTTATCACTGAGGCCGGAGATGACCCCAAGGTCGTTGGGCTCGTTTACGTCGCAGCATGGATGCCTGATATCGGGCACTCCGCAAATCAAGCCAGCGAGCCCTTCGGCCCAACCCCTGTACTGAAGGAAATCAAGGTAGATGCGAAGCATTTCGCGTCGCTGTCGGAGGATGGCGTCATCAACGATTTGCAAATGGACTTCCCATGGCGGAGCGGCGTCTCGTGCTCGCGGTTCAAGGACAGACGTACGGGCCTATGTTCGATGAAAAGCTGA
- a CDS encoding NAD-dependent succinate-semialdehyde dehydrogenase, producing the protein MSASSFATVNPSTGEQIETFTYFAPAQIDQVIGRADRSFQSFRKLSVHKRAHLFSALGQALRNNEAQLAKVITTEMGKVYGEAEAEVEKCANEADWYAEHGPKIMADEPAATGAVDAYVSYLPLGPILAIMPWNFPIWQLTRMAIPTILAGNTVLVKHSANTQRSSLEFERVMLEAGFPEGVFQNLIVNRERVVDVINDSRIQGASVTGSVGAGSAVASEAGKVIKKTVMELGGSDAFIVCEDADIPKAVAAGIKGRFHNCGQVCLAAKRFILVGRIADEFERLFVEATEALTIGNPFESGIQLGPMARVDLRDSLHKQVEDSVAKGAEVLCGGKTISGKGAFYSPTVLTRVTEGMAAFDDETFGPVAAITRVPDLDAAVRAANASQFGLSGNLWTKDVENARKIARDLYTGGVFINGVTATDPRVPVGGVKNSGYGRELSSFGAHAFVNAQTVCWQGARNTVQVWEAIISPFGARSLQCQKLKTPRSKTVLTSLEHSWRTVAGESNLIPWDK; encoded by the coding sequence ATGAGTGCTTCAAGCTTCGCAACAGTGAATCCCTCCACGGGAGAACAGATCGAGACGTTCACCTACTTCGCACCCGCACAGATCGATCAAGTGATCGGTCGCGCGGATAGGTCTTTTCAGTCATTCCGAAAACTTTCAGTCCACAAGCGGGCCCACTTGTTTTCTGCACTGGGGCAGGCTTTGAGAAACAACGAGGCACAGCTTGCCAAGGTGATCACCACCGAGATGGGAAAGGTATATGGCGAGGCTGAGGCCGAGGTTGAAAAGTGTGCCAATGAGGCCGATTGGTATGCCGAGCACGGCCCGAAGATCATGGCTGACGAACCCGCTGCTACTGGCGCGGTGGACGCATATGTTTCTTACTTGCCGCTTGGTCCCATACTTGCGATCATGCCGTGGAACTTCCCTATCTGGCAGCTCACCCGGATGGCTATTCCCACCATATTGGCCGGCAACACCGTGCTGGTAAAGCACTCGGCAAACACTCAAAGGAGTTCTCTTGAATTCGAGCGCGTAATGCTTGAGGCCGGCTTTCCGGAAGGTGTGTTTCAGAACCTGATCGTGAACCGAGAGCGTGTTGTGGATGTGATCAACGACTCTCGTATCCAAGGTGCATCCGTAACAGGAAGCGTTGGAGCCGGGTCCGCTGTCGCTTCTGAGGCAGGAAAGGTAATCAAGAAAACAGTGATGGAATTGGGCGGCTCCGATGCCTTCATCGTCTGTGAAGACGCTGACATTCCAAAGGCGGTTGCGGCCGGCATCAAAGGCAGGTTCCACAACTGTGGTCAGGTCTGTCTGGCGGCGAAGCGCTTCATTCTTGTCGGGAGAATTGCTGACGAGTTCGAGCGTCTTTTCGTAGAAGCTACGGAGGCCCTTACAATCGGCAATCCGTTTGAATCGGGGATACAGCTTGGCCCCATGGCTCGCGTAGATCTGAGAGACTCGCTCCACAAACAAGTGGAAGACAGCGTCGCGAAAGGTGCCGAAGTGCTCTGCGGCGGAAAGACAATCAGCGGCAAAGGAGCTTTCTACTCGCCGACCGTCTTGACGCGAGTGACAGAAGGCATGGCTGCCTTTGACGATGAGACGTTCGGCCCCGTTGCGGCCATCACACGAGTGCCAGACCTGGATGCGGCGGTGCGCGCCGCCAACGCGAGCCAGTTCGGATTGAGTGGCAACCTTTGGACGAAAGATGTTGAGAATGCCCGTAAGATCGCTCGCGACCTTTACACAGGTGGCGTATTCATCAATGGTGTCACTGCGACGGATCCACGTGTGCCTGTCGGTGGAGTGAAGAATAGCGGCTATGGCCGTGAACTTTCAAGCTTCGGAGCACATGCGTTCGTCAATGCCCAAACTGTTTGCTGGCAGGGAGCCCGCAACACAGTCCAAGTTTGGGAAGCTATCATTTCACCGTTCGGAGCAAGGAGCCTGCAATGTCAAAAGTTGAAGACACCCAGATCAAAGACGGTACTTACAAGCCTGGAACACTCCTGGAGAACGGTCGCTGGAGAGTCGAATTTGATTCCATGGGACAAGTGA
- a CDS encoding NAD(P)-dependent alcohol dehydrogenase: protein MLAARMYGYHHPLELEDIKVPEIGPDDVLVRVGGAGMCRSDVQLIDGYFEGALHSTFPLTPGHEIAGLVMAIGDHVPASAELTIGDQVVVAAGWGDGICRQCRVGDEQLCEHGSWPGFGPPGGYAEFVPVPYRQLIRVQHRLKWEELAPLTDAGVTPYRAIKKLRAAGMLGPDRVMGVFGASGLGSYAVQYAKLLSSGATVVAFARNDEKLAIAKQRGADATINTRGKSLADIQDELYKLTGSRKLDAAIDCVGAEETIQTGIGLLHTSGAFVSVGLVGTKINIPLFPFTASELTYHGSFWANYNDLQEVLALAEKGKIQHTIRRIEFKDINENLELLRAGEIIGRAVIVFDVPWDAASAPPAKH, encoded by the coding sequence ATGCTTGCAGCAAGAATGTACGGTTATCATCACCCACTTGAGCTCGAAGACATTAAAGTCCCGGAGATAGGCCCGGACGACGTGCTGGTGCGGGTCGGCGGGGCCGGGATGTGCCGTTCGGACGTTCAACTCATTGATGGCTACTTCGAAGGAGCCCTCCACTCGACTTTCCCGCTGACACCCGGACATGAGATTGCCGGTCTTGTTATGGCCATCGGTGATCATGTTCCAGCGTCAGCGGAACTCACGATCGGAGATCAGGTTGTTGTCGCAGCAGGCTGGGGTGACGGGATTTGTCGGCAGTGCCGTGTTGGCGATGAGCAACTCTGCGAGCACGGCAGTTGGCCCGGTTTCGGACCTCCGGGTGGCTACGCCGAGTTCGTTCCCGTTCCTTACAGGCAGCTAATTCGAGTGCAACATCGCTTGAAGTGGGAAGAGCTGGCGCCTCTTACCGATGCTGGCGTGACGCCGTACCGCGCTATCAAGAAGCTGCGCGCGGCAGGCATGCTTGGTCCTGACCGAGTCATGGGAGTGTTTGGAGCGAGCGGCCTCGGAAGCTATGCGGTTCAATACGCGAAGTTGCTTTCCTCTGGCGCTACGGTTGTGGCCTTTGCACGGAATGATGAGAAGCTCGCGATTGCGAAACAGCGTGGCGCCGATGCAACCATCAATACGCGCGGGAAGAGCTTGGCGGATATCCAGGATGAACTGTACAAGTTGACCGGTTCTCGTAAGCTGGACGCCGCAATCGACTGCGTTGGTGCTGAGGAGACGATCCAGACCGGAATCGGCCTTCTCCATACCTCCGGGGCGTTTGTCTCGGTCGGTCTGGTTGGTACCAAGATCAATATCCCTCTCTTTCCATTTACAGCGAGCGAGCTGACCTACCATGGCTCGTTTTGGGCGAACTACAACGACTTGCAGGAAGTGCTCGCACTCGCGGAGAAGGGAAAGATCCAGCACACGATCAGGCGGATCGAGTTCAAAGACATCAACGAAAACCTCGAGTTGCTACGCGCCGGCGAGATCATCGGGAGAGCCGTCATCGTCTTCGATGTTCCGTGGGACGCTGCGAGCGCTCCCCCGGCGAAGCACTGA
- a CDS encoding NADH:flavin oxidoreductase/NADH oxidase, producing the protein MSKSALFKGIRVGGLELANRIVIAPMCQYSAQDGCMNDWHLIHLGQLAFSGAALLTIEASAVTPEGRITYADVGLYDDATEAAMRRVVDAIRQWSTMPIGIQLSHAGRKASTEVSWNGGAQCPPEQPLGWETLAPSSIPFTEGDVPPSTLDRDGLLRIRQAFVTAAMRAARLGLDLVQLHAAHGYLLHQFLSPLSNRREDEYGGSLENRMRFPLEVFDAVRQVFPAEKPVSVRISATDWIPDGWDIDQTMAFSRALASRGCSAIHVSSGGNGLAQRIPVGPGYQVPLARAVKNAVNIPVVAVGLITNCEHAEAIVLTGDADMVALARAMLYDPRWPWHAAAELGATVRVPKQYLRSQPNRFHSLLEAD; encoded by the coding sequence ATGTCTAAATCAGCGCTGTTCAAAGGGATCCGAGTTGGTGGTCTCGAGCTTGCAAATAGGATTGTGATCGCACCCATGTGCCAGTATTCCGCACAGGACGGCTGCATGAACGATTGGCACCTGATTCACCTTGGACAGCTGGCATTTTCCGGGGCCGCGCTGCTCACAATCGAAGCTAGCGCCGTCACGCCAGAGGGCCGGATTACCTACGCAGACGTAGGGCTCTACGACGACGCGACGGAGGCCGCGATGCGGCGCGTTGTCGACGCGATCCGGCAATGGAGCACGATGCCTATTGGCATTCAGCTTTCCCACGCGGGTCGCAAAGCGTCGACGGAAGTTTCATGGAACGGTGGCGCGCAATGTCCCCCGGAACAACCGCTTGGCTGGGAGACCCTCGCTCCGTCAAGCATTCCCTTCACGGAGGGCGATGTTCCACCTTCCACACTTGACCGGGATGGTCTGCTCCGCATTCGACAGGCGTTTGTCACCGCTGCAATGCGGGCTGCACGCCTCGGATTGGACCTGGTGCAACTGCATGCCGCCCACGGTTATCTTCTTCACCAGTTTCTGTCTCCGCTCTCGAACCGCCGCGAGGATGAATATGGTGGATCACTTGAAAACCGCATGCGGTTTCCACTCGAGGTCTTCGACGCCGTCCGGCAGGTCTTCCCGGCAGAAAAGCCCGTCAGCGTTCGCATTTCCGCAACGGACTGGATACCGGATGGATGGGATATCGATCAGACGATGGCGTTTTCAAGAGCTCTCGCATCCCGTGGATGTAGCGCCATTCACGTTTCGAGTGGTGGCAACGGTCTGGCCCAGCGGATTCCCGTCGGTCCGGGTTACCAGGTGCCCCTCGCACGCGCGGTCAAAAACGCGGTTAACATTCCAGTTGTCGCGGTCGGCCTGATCACCAACTGCGAACATGCCGAAGCGATCGTTCTGACGGGGGACGCTGACATGGTGGCCCTAGCCCGAGCGATGCTCTACGACCCACGATGGCCGTGGCATGCGGCTGCCGAGCTTGGAGCCACAGTTCGTGTTCCAAAGCAATATCTTAGGTCCCAGCCCAACCGCTTCCATTCCCTGCTGGAAGCGGATTGA
- a CDS encoding MarC family protein, with amino-acid sequence MMNELSSYFLSSFTSLVPLINPPGCAAEVLGIVGLGNRGLYRSLARKVAINTALLLAVMVVGGPYVLRCFGISIGIFKSWEAYSS; translated from the coding sequence ATGATGAACGAGTTGTCAAGTTATTTTCTTTCGAGCTTCACGTCCCTCGTTCCCCTCATCAATCCTCCTGGATGCGCAGCCGAGGTCCTGGGTATCGTCGGTCTTGGCAATCGAGGACTCTACCGTAGCCTCGCACGGAAAGTCGCCATCAACACGGCTCTCTTGCTCGCGGTCATGGTAGTCGGAGGACCGTATGTACTGCGGTGCTTCGGTATTTCGATAGGCATCTTCAAATCATGGGAGGCCTATTCCTCGTAG
- a CDS encoding DJ-1/PfpI family protein: MSKKLQRKAIIAISSYQGAIYPDGHKTGLFFVEALHPFEVLTAAGFEVDLASETGTFGFDFNSLQPPFLSGSDKAIYNNPDHPFMVKLAHLKKAEDMKLGEYGVFFASAGHAALYDYPTAEKLQAIASDVWNRGGIVGTVCHGPAILPGVIDSETGKSIVQGRTVTGFMIEGELVFNILGKMREDKVVPIVEAVTAAGGYYSTAMNAFDDYSVTSGRLVSGTNPESGRSTAERIVRVFDSL; this comes from the coding sequence ATGTCCAAGAAGCTTCAACGCAAAGCGATCATTGCAATCTCCAGCTATCAGGGGGCCATCTATCCGGATGGCCACAAAACCGGCCTCTTCTTTGTGGAGGCGCTGCATCCGTTCGAGGTCCTTACGGCGGCTGGCTTCGAGGTGGACCTCGCCTCAGAGACCGGTACCTTCGGCTTCGACTTCAATTCCTTGCAGCCCCCCTTCCTCTCCGGAAGCGACAAAGCCATCTATAACAATCCCGATCATCCCTTCATGGTAAAGCTTGCCCACCTGAAGAAGGCGGAAGACATGAAGCTGGGAGAGTATGGGGTCTTCTTTGCGTCGGCCGGTCACGCCGCGCTCTACGACTATCCGACTGCCGAAAAATTGCAGGCAATCGCTTCGGACGTCTGGAATCGAGGCGGCATTGTCGGTACGGTATGCCACGGCCCCGCAATCCTACCCGGCGTCATTGATTCCGAGACAGGCAAGTCAATCGTTCAAGGCAGAACAGTGACAGGATTCATGATCGAAGGCGAGCTCGTCTTCAACATTCTCGGCAAGATGAGAGAAGACAAGGTCGTTCCAATTGTCGAGGCCGTTACGGCAGCGGGCGGCTACTACAGCACTGCGATGAATGCCTTCGACGACTATTCGGTCACCTCTGGTCGCCTTGTGTCGGGCACGAATCCCGAAAGCGGTCGCAGCACAGCGGAACGCATCGTTAGAGTCTTCGACAGCTTGTAA
- the fumC gene encoding class II fumarate hydratase: MSKVEDTQIKDGTYKPGTLLENGRWRVEFDSMGQVKVPAEHLWGAQTQRSLIHFSIGNDRMPIEVYHAYGYVKKAAAIVNERLGHLPKETADLIVKSADEVIAGMLDANFPLYVWQTGSGTQSNMNVNEVISNRAIQIVNGTVGTQAPVHPNDHVNMSQSSNDTFPTAMHIAAVKEIKETLLPKVQALQAEIVSKATLWERIVKIGRTHLEDAVPLTVGQEWSGYAMQIHNALERVEGSLTGMYQLAAGGTAVGTGLNTPKQFGQDVAEEIANLTGCPFITARNKFEAQGSLDAIVAAHASLRGLAVALMKIANDMRWLGSGPRCGIGELILPENEPGSSIMPGKVNPTQCEAIVMICIQVIGNDTAVAFAGSQGNFELNAMRPIIIKNFLHSARILADGCEKFLTYSVQGTQVNEKKIAEYLEKSLMLVTALSPVIGYDNASKIAHTAHHDGSTLRQAAIKTQLIDGATFDKVVNPLQMVGDTALSLP; the protein is encoded by the coding sequence ATGTCAAAAGTTGAAGACACCCAGATCAAAGACGGTACTTACAAGCCTGGAACACTCCTGGAGAACGGTCGCTGGAGAGTCGAATTTGATTCCATGGGACAAGTGAAGGTACCAGCTGAGCACTTATGGGGCGCGCAAACCCAGCGATCGCTGATTCATTTCTCCATCGGCAACGACCGTATGCCCATTGAGGTGTATCACGCCTATGGGTACGTGAAGAAGGCTGCGGCTATCGTGAATGAGCGGTTGGGACATCTGCCCAAGGAAACAGCCGACCTGATCGTGAAGAGCGCGGATGAAGTCATTGCAGGCATGCTCGACGCGAACTTCCCGTTATATGTCTGGCAGACGGGTAGCGGTACGCAAAGCAATATGAACGTGAATGAAGTGATTTCCAATCGTGCCATTCAGATCGTGAATGGCACCGTTGGAACCCAGGCGCCTGTGCATCCGAATGACCACGTGAACATGTCGCAGAGCTCCAACGATACGTTTCCCACGGCTATGCATATCGCCGCGGTGAAAGAGATCAAGGAGACGTTGTTGCCCAAGGTTCAAGCCCTGCAAGCAGAAATTGTAAGCAAAGCCACGCTGTGGGAGCGCATTGTCAAGATCGGCCGAACGCATCTGGAAGACGCGGTACCACTGACTGTTGGCCAAGAATGGTCGGGCTACGCAATGCAGATACATAATGCGCTTGAACGCGTGGAAGGTTCGCTTACTGGAATGTATCAGCTCGCCGCTGGGGGGACGGCTGTTGGCACAGGACTCAATACGCCTAAACAATTTGGCCAGGACGTTGCGGAAGAGATCGCGAATCTGACCGGGTGTCCGTTTATCACGGCTCGGAACAAGTTCGAGGCGCAAGGCTCTCTCGATGCGATTGTCGCGGCTCATGCTTCGCTCCGTGGACTGGCGGTGGCATTGATGAAGATCGCGAATGACATGCGTTGGCTCGGCTCGGGACCACGCTGCGGCATCGGCGAGCTAATTCTGCCGGAGAACGAGCCCGGTTCCTCCATTATGCCTGGCAAAGTAAATCCGACGCAGTGCGAGGCAATCGTGATGATTTGTATCCAAGTCATCGGCAATGACACGGCCGTTGCGTTTGCTGGTTCTCAGGGGAATTTCGAACTGAACGCGATGCGCCCGATAATCATCAAGAATTTCCTGCATTCGGCACGGATCCTGGCGGATGGATGCGAGAAGTTCCTGACATACTCTGTGCAGGGTACTCAGGTCAACGAGAAAAAGATTGCAGAGTACCTTGAGAAGTCGCTTATGCTCGTTACCGCGTTGAGCCCGGTGATCGGCTATGACAATGCGTCGAAGATCGCGCACACCGCGCACCATGACGGAAGCACCTTGCGGCAGGCCGCAATCAAGACGCAACTCATCGACGGGGCAACTTTCGATAAAGTCGTCAATCCGCTCCAGATGGTAGGTGACACCGCACTGAGTCTGCCATGA